Proteins encoded by one window of Vitis riparia cultivar Riparia Gloire de Montpellier isolate 1030 chromosome 11, EGFV_Vit.rip_1.0, whole genome shotgun sequence:
- the LOC117924470 gene encoding prefoldin subunit 1 isoform X2 — translation MADEANRTVQNQMRNKEGEKKRAFLTLEELRQLSDDTNTYKSIGRTFVLEPKSALMSEQEQKLKDSEAAIAGLQTSKEYLEKQMAEVENNLRELLQQDPGLARQIMSMTVM, via the exons GTGCAGAACCAGATGCGGAacaaagaaggagaaaagaagcgtGCTTTCTTAACCTTGGAAGAACTGCGCCAATTGTCTGATGATACAAACACATACAAGTCTATAG GGAGAAC GTTCGTCTTAGAGCCAAAATCGGCCTTAATGAGTGAACAGGAACAGAAGCTCAAGGATAGTGAAGCTGCAATTGCTGGTTTACAG ACTTCCAAGGAATACTTAGAGAAGCAGATGGCAGAGGTAGAGAACAACCTGAGGGAGCTGCTGCAGCAAGATCCAGGTCTTGCTCGTCAAATCATGTCGATGACTGTAATGTAA